From the genome of Vicia villosa cultivar HV-30 ecotype Madison, WI linkage group LG2, Vvil1.0, whole genome shotgun sequence, one region includes:
- the LOC131652442 gene encoding uncharacterized protein LOC131652442, protein MFRSAKWKTEKNRIKAVFKLQFNATKVLQSGVDALVLSIIPGDIGRPTKRLEKATVRDGNCRWENPVYETVKYFQDPKTGKIADKIYRFLLSTGLSKASAIGEVSMNFADYVDATKPSSVSLPIKIPHCDAVLHVSVQRMQENSDQREKDECDDNAKQKFDDRSLRNQLNNGDTDESTKSYFSEDVSAKAIIDRTSSGSDITLSTSSDDSSGVDTPCDNGVRQTNINTTTNQFAPVTHRAAESPSRAVNTSTTTHDLQQRSQWGWSSSSELGLSMGDSTNGSHNVLSKERSQDASHSEIERLKAELAALARHVDVSDMELQTLRKQIVKESKRGQDLSKEIIILKDERDALKTECDNIRSFHKRMDDAKVRNRSQLESGDAHAFVEEIRQELNYEKDTNANLRLQLKKMQESNAELVLAVQDLEEMLEQKNMDMSNHSNKHESRKNSQDFGMKLLKCETDDDEDQKALDELVKENSDAKETHLLEKKIIDLYGEIEMYRRDKEELEMQIEQIALDYEILKQENHGIATKLEQSQLQEQLNMQCDCSSPPAAMKDIENHIENLEKELKEQSEDFSNSLATIKVLETHIRRLEEEMEKQAQGFEADIEAVAREKVEQEQRAIQAEETLRKTRLKNANTAERLQDEFQRLSLQMTTTFDENEKATMRALTEASELRLQKNLVEGMLLKVQEELESIKADYEVKLADLSNQMDTTTVQIQQMLVEIEDKSKQLENQKKLGEQVNRDFSDEFEMLKSENGKLKVEIMQMLVEIEDKSKQLESQKKLGEQVNRDFSEEFEMLKAENENLTAEISRLNEQVEGKEILRTDLELMKKSIEEYETLLHQGTVERNELVSTVALLKKEAEHSLNELSTIRNLKDEKEEEARLLKSELEAIKAQCSDLKQSLFEDEAEKEKLRKQISQLKSEIKKKGDALTSFEKRFRDGNGRNQHSDGTKTNPINKRTASSPQNSKEMASLREKIKMLEGLIKSKETALETSTLSSLKKETELHSRIAELENNLEELNRNVTLHEETSITNSNEISEELRNRLEDADNNLSNVLNELSSLKERNKLMENELKDMQERYSEMSLKFAEVEGERQILVMTVRNLKSFHKG, encoded by the exons ATGTTTCGTTCTGCAAAATGGAAGACTGAGAAAAACAGAATTAAAgctgttttcaaacttcaattcaatgCCACTAAG GTGTTACAATCTGGAGTAGATGCATTGGTGTTGTCAATAATTCCTGGTGACATTGGAAGACCAACTAAGAGATTAGAGAAAGCTACGGTTCGAGATGGAAATTGTCGATGGGAGAATCCGGTATATGAAACTGTCAAGTATTTTCAGGATCCTAAAACCGGGAAAATCGCCGATAAAATATATCGATTTTTGCTATCAACG GGGTTATCAAAAGCTAGCGCGATTGGGGAGGTTTCGATGAACTTTGCTGATTATGTAGATGCGACGAAGCCTTCTTCTGTGTCTCTTCCCATCAAGATTCCTCATTGTGATGCTGTTTTGCAT GTATCTGTTCAACGGATGCAAGAAAACAGTGATCAAAG AGAGAAAGATGAATGTGATGATAATGCAAAACAAAAATTCGATGATAGGAGCTTAAGGAACCAGTTAAACAACGGCGATACAGATGAAAGTACTAAGAGTTATTTTTCTGAA GATGTTTCTGCCAAAGCAATCATCGATAGGACGTCTAGTGGATCCGACATTACATTGTCGACAAGTTCTGATGACAGCTCTGGAGTTGATACTCCCTGTGATAATGGAGTGAGACAAACAAACATCAACACCACCACAAATCAGTTTGCTCCAGTTACGCACCGTGCCGCAGAATCTCCAAGCCGTGCTGTCAATACCTCGACAACAACGCATGATTTACAACAGAGATCACAATGGGGTTGGTCCTCTAGCTCAGAGCTCGGGTTAAGTATGGGCGATTCAACAAATGGTTCTCATAATGTCCTTTCAAAGGAAAGGTCGCAAGATGCGTCTCATTCGGAGATTGAGAGACTCAAGGCTGAACTTGCTGCTTTGGCGAGGCATGTGGATGTATCGGACATGGAACTACAGACTCTTAGGAAGCAAATTGTAAAGGAAAGCAAACGAGGGCAGGATCTCTCGAAGGAAATCATTATCTTGAAAGATGAAAGGGATGCTCTCAAGACGGAATGTGATAATATCAGGTCTTTCCATAAACGCATGGATGACGCCAAAGTGAGAAACAGGTCACAGTTGGAAAGTGGAGATGCTCATGCTTTCGTCGAGGAAATTAGACAAGAATTGAATTATGAGAAAGACACGAATGCAAATCTCCGATTACAGTTAAAAAAGATGCAAGAATCGAATGCTGAGTTGGTTCTTGCGGTGCAGGATCTTGAAGAAATGTTGGAGCAGAAAAATATGGATATGAGTAATCACTCCAATAAACACGAGTCGCGTAAAAATTCCCAAGATTTTGGGATGAAACTCTTAAAATGTGAAAcagatgatgatgaagatcagAAAGCATTGGATGAGCTTGTCAAGGAGAACAGTGATGCTAAGGAGACGCACTTGCTCGAGAAAAAAATTATAGACTTGTACGGTGAAATCGAAATGTATAGAAGAGACAAAGAGGAGTTAGAGATGCAGATAGAGCAGATTGCACTAGACTATGAGATATTAAAACAGGAAAACCACGGCATTGCGACTAAGCTAGAGCAAAGCCAACTGCAAGAACAGTTAAACATGCAATGTGATTGTTCGTCTCCTCCTGCTGCTATGAAAGACATTGAAAATCACATTGAGAATCTTGAAAAAGAACTCAAGGAACAGTCGGAAGATTTCTCTAATTCTCTAGCTACCATTAAGGTACTAGAAACCCATATCAGAAGATTGGAGGAGGAAATGGAGAAACAAGCACAGGGATTTGAGGCTGATATTGAAGCGGTGGCTCGTGAAAAAGTTGAGCAAGAGCAAAGAGCCATCCAAGCTGAGGAAACTTTGCGAAAGACCAGACTAAAAAATGCTAATACTGCTGAGAGGCTTCAAGACGAATTCCAGAGGCTCTCATTGCAAATGACTACTACCTTTGATGAAAACGAGAAGGCTACCATGAGAGCACTGACAGAAGCAAGTGAGCTGCGTCTACAGAAAAATCTAGTGGAAGGAATGCTTCTTAAAGTCCAGGAAGAGCTTGAGTCAATTAAAGCCGATTACGAGGTGAAACTGGCCGATCTTTCAAACCAAATGGATACGACGACAGTTCAGATACAgcagatgttggtggaaattgaAGACAAGTCTAAGCAGCTAGAAAATCAGAAGAAGCTTGGGGAACAAGTTAATAGGGATTTCTCTGACGAGTTCGAGATGCTAAAATCTGAGAATGGAAAACTTAAAGTGGAAATAATgcagatgttggtggaaattgaAGACAAGTCCAAGCAGCTTGAAAGTCAAAAGAAGCTTGGGGAACAAGTTAATAGGGATTTCTCTGAGGAGTTCGAGATGCTTAAAGCCGAAAATGAAAATCTTACAGCGGAGATTTCACGCTTAAATGAACAAGTAGAAGGAAAAGAAATCTTAAGAACTGACTTGGAACTTATGAAGAAATCTATCGAGGAATATGAAACACTGTTACATCAAGGAACTGTGGAAAGAAACGAACTTGTGAGCACAGTTGCATTATtgaagaaggaagcggaacattCACTTAATGAGCTAAGTACGATCAGAAATCTCAAggatgaaaaagaagaagaggcTAGACTCTTGAAGTCAgagttggaagctattaaagctCAATGCAGTGATTTGAAACAATCACTTTTTGAGGATGAGGCTGAGAAAGAAAAACTAAGAAAGCAAATTTCTCAGCTAAAGAGCGAAATAAAGAAGAAGGGTGATGCATTAACAAGTTTTGAGAAGAGGTTCCGGGATGGTAACGGCCGCAACCAACATTCTGATGGAACTAAAACCAATCCCATCAACAAAAGAACTGCTTCCAGtcctcaaaattcaaaagaaatggCAAGTCTCAGGGAGAAAATAAAAATGCTTGAG GGACTAATAAAATCAAAGGAAACTGCCTTGGAAACTTCTACACTTTCGTCTTTGAAGAAGGAAACGGAACTCCATAGTAGAATCGCTGAGCTTGAGAACAACCTGGAGGAATTGAATCGGAATGTTACTTTACACGAG GAAACAAGTATTACAAATTCAAATGAGATATCGGAGGAGTTAAGAAATAGATTGGAAGATGCAGACAACAATCTTAGTAACGTGTTGAACGAATTGTCGTCATTGAAGGAAAGAAACAAATTAATGGAAAATGAACTCAAAGATATGCAAGAGAGATACTCAGAAATGAGTCTCAAATTTGCTGAGGTAGAAGGTGAAAGACAG